One Aegilops tauschii subsp. strangulata cultivar AL8/78 chromosome 2, Aet v6.0, whole genome shotgun sequence genomic window, AGAACACAAGGACTTACTGAGTACATGCACTCATTGATGAGGAAATCTTCAAGTTCTCTCACATTGGAAACGTCTAGCTCTTGCATGAGCTGATCATATGGAAGTACCTAGAAAGGAATGAGAAAAAAAGTATGTTTACGATTACCTGGCGTCAAACATAGCTCATATCAGAATTAAAAAGAATTACtgcctactccctccgtttctaaatataagcctttttagatatttcaatacggactacatacatatgtatatagacatattttagagtgtagattcactcattttgctccgtacgtagtccatattggaatctctaaaaagtaTTATATTTAGGCACGGAGGGAGTATATACGTTTAATCAAGCTAAAAAGATAAAGATAGGCCCAGAAATTTTGTAACCCTTGATTACACAAACATAATGAAGTTCCTGCAGCTATTGTTTATCAATTTATAAAGGAAAAATACCAGTAAACCTTGCAGACTTGGCTCCCAAACATACAGAAATACACAAACCATTTACAACTAGAGAACTAAGAGGCACTAGAAGATTCAAGAAATCCAGACAACAAATACGCCGTCCTAAAACGACAGGCAGCACTGGAACTACTGCTCACATGATTACATGCGAGTTTATCAAGCTTCATTCTGTGTCCAAAGAAAGGGGAGCTGAACAGAAATGCTAGGCATATTAGACAAGATAGCTAGAATTTATACCTTGGTTGACTCAGCCAAAGTTAGCACACTGAGTTGCTTCAGCTTCCGGGCTTGATCAGGCAACAATGCAGGGAGGGCGCTAGAATTACCTACAGATAAAGAGTAATTACTCAAGCAATACATTTTCATATTTTCGTATGTTGCAGGGCATGCTAATGGTGATGATAGATGAAACAAAGTTCTAGCAATCAAAGACATGCTAAACTAAGTCAGATGCCCAAAGGCAGGAAGGAATTCATGCCAGCAACAATTTCACCCAGAAAAGGGTGACTGCTGCATAAAAAGGCAAATTGATTACCAGAGCTGAAGCTCTACTTTTAAGCACATCAaaacaaaatttggaaaattATCTGCAAAGGACACAACACAGGAACAGGTGGCTATTTGTATTAATTCAACTGAGCATCAAAGCGTAAACATCAACCGTTAATTAGACGAGTAAAATTATGTAGATTTAACGTTCCCAGCAAAGTTGCCCTGTTATGCGATCATTAGGGCTTCAGGGCAAATGGCTAAATTAATAGCGTACTACACAAACACATGGCAGATCAGATAATGAGTCACAAAGCACAAAATACAACAAACTGGAATAAACAAAACACCGCCTACATATCAAATCAAAAGGGCAATGCATCATGTGTGCACATCAGGCCAAGGGAGATATCTTACTCTTGTAGTCCTTGAGGGTGCCGTAGGCGAAGAGGCGGAGCAGGTCCAGCGACGAGGCGTACTGCGTGCCCGTTAGCTGCACCAGAGGAGCCACACCACGGAACAATAGATCGAATAAGAAACCCCATGGTGGGAACTGAAAACCCTAACACCTAACACCGCGTCGGCGCATAGACGGGCAGAGCAAGCAGCAGATACCTTGGAGAGGGCTGGAAGGGTGAGGAGCTCGGAGAAGGCAAAGAGCGCCGGGTGGGAGGTGGCCTCGAGCACGAGCGCCGCCAGCTGAGGACCCGAGgagagcgccgccgcctgcgccgagaaCTGCTCGATCAGCTCCGCCTGCCGCCGCTCCGCGTCCATCGCCATCTCAGCCGGCGACGGGAGGTGCTGGTAGGGTTAGGGTTCGGGGGATCTCTGTCTCTCCTGCTAGTCCTGCGGTTTTGCTTTCGCTTCGCCTCCCTGTGGGCTTCTCGTGTAGTTTTTGGCTTCCGGTGGGGTTTTGGTTTGGATTTTTGTTTCGGGATGGAGTCGACTCGGTGCCGGTGGTGTCCGCCAGGTTGCCGCGTACTTTGCGTGGGTCGCTTGCGTTGAGATTAGttgtatttatttatttattgattgACGAGAGAGATTAGTTATTTTCTTAGTCGCGTTGAGATTAGAATTTTTTTAAACAAATTTATAAAATCTCAAAATATGATATCAGAAAATTTCAGTTATATATAATCCCACTATCCTCTCCTGGACCGAAGAGTGACTCTTCGTCGCATGGGCCAAAAAGCGCTCTACGTTTCAAGAAAGGCTGAAGAGAGAGTTTTGACTCGTTGCCAAATTCTTGCTCCAACTAAACTGTCATGATGACAAAAATTGATTAAGACAAAGAATAACTTGAACCGTGCATCATGGAGAATGAATTATGTCAGATTGGTCTAAACAAACCATCGCAAGCTTACATCACGCTCGGTGAGAAATATTTCAATTACTCTCACACATATACTCATCTAGATGATGCCAACTATCGGTATGGGGACCATTGGTTTTACTCGCCCAACTGTACACGAGCCACAATAGCCTTCTTGCCAGGGAAAGACGCCAAGTGAACGCTTTGTCAAAATAATCTCCCTGAGATCTGTAGTAGTATGCAGATCTTTGTTAAGGCCATCACCATGGAGTCCGTGatagcatgcagatctttgtcaaggcCATCATCATGGAGTCTGTggtagcatgcagatctttgtcaagatcaaaTATACAAACTCCGAAATCAATACTATAATTAAGCAATTGTTTTCTTTTAATATCCTTTTCAAATCTCCAATCCACAACGGGTAAATCTATCGGACATACACGAACACATACTTCACAAGCAATACATTTATCAAATTCAAAGTGGATTCGCCATCGGAAACGCTCTGGTGTAATTGATTTTACCTTCGCTAGAATTCCACATCAGCAACAAGGTGTGTATCAAGAAGAGTTGTCCAAGCAACATGGCAACAAACCCAAGGTAAGGGATATCTGGGAATCGACCATGGCGTCCTGCAATGTCGTTCCTACCCGATCCACGAAGGACCCGACCCACATTGGCAAGCGGTGGCAACAGGGCACCACATCAAGTACGTGGCGTACCAGTGCTACGCAAACATACCTTTTCCGTTAAATGGCGAGCGTACAGGTGTATTGGTGGAATTACAGTGATGCATGTGATGAATCATCACATGTTTATCGTGCGGTTGACACATGTACTGCACACGTATGCGTGTCGCACTAATATTAGGTAGATACTTTAAGCGGCGTAGATGTGACGGGTATTAGTTTCGGAGGCCAGAAGATGATCACATTGCAGGTCATTTAATGCATCTGCCTACTCTATCACAGCTAGGTATAGACTACTGTAGCCCTTGTGGTACCTCTTGAGTTATAAAAGGAGGGCCTGACTACACAGAAAAGGGCTGGACTTTAGTTAATACATAAAAGCACACAGATAATTATTCCCTTGCCGGTAAAGACTTGTAGCTATCTGCCCACAGCATAAAAACTAACACAAAGTAGGAGTACGGTTTTACACAATCATGCAGCCCGAATCTGGGTAGATCCTCATGTGTTATACGATCTCATTAGGTGTTGATCCTCATTTTGTTCCCTACACCACGAATCGGCAAAGGAGTCTTTCCAGTCCTTGGTGTCTCGTGTGTGTTCTGCACATGCACGACGACACCAACCTCATAGACACTATCCCTCGTACTATTCTTGTCACTGACCGCGCACACCATGATCCATGTCATCCGCGGGCGTGAATCGGATGTTGCCAACTCCAACAATGAACACAATTTTAAGAGGAGTAGTGTATAGGATGTTAGTGACATCTAGATGAGTAGATGTGTGCAATTAATTGAAAATGTCTCATCGAGTGCGATGTAGCCTTGCACTGGTCAATGCGGAATGAAATTTCGTCCTCCGCAATGCATGATTAAAGTGGTTCTTCAACTGAATGGATTCTCCTCGTCGATGCGGTCTTGGTGGTGTGAGGGTTTGACCAGGAGAAGTTGTGGTGTATAGGGATGTGCATGCTAGGTGAATGTCCACTCTTCCTCTCTTACATGAACTCTTCAT contains:
- the LOC109772617 gene encoding COP9 signalosome complex subunit 7 isoform X1, translated to MAMDAERRQAELIEQFSAQAAALSSGPQLAALVLEATSHPALFAFSELLTLPALSKLTGTQYASSLDLLRLFAYGTLKDYKSNSSALPALLPDQARKLKQLSVLTLAESTKVLPYDQLMQELDVSNVRELEDFLINECMYSGIVRGKLDQLRRCFEVQFAAGRDLTPDQLTNMIETLSDWLGTSDNLLHQIQEKIKWADTTSELNKKHQKEFEDRVEEAKKSVKADNDLRGHDDFLSESGGIMDFEEDRIRPKRRRQPMA
- the LOC109772617 gene encoding COP9 signalosome complex subunit 7 isoform X2 produces the protein MAMDAERRQAELIEQFSAQAAALSSGPQLAALVLEATSHPALFAFSELLTLPALSKLTGTQYASSLDLLRLFAYGTLKDYKSNSSALPALLPDQARKLKQLSVLTLAESTKVLPYDQLMQELDVSNVRELEDFLINECMYSGIVRGKLDQLRRCFEVQFAAGRDLTPDQLTNMIETLSDWLGTSDNLLHQIQEKIKWADTTSELNKKHQKEFEDRVEEAKKSVKKLNNVSRQTMTYGGMTTFSLNLEE